The proteins below are encoded in one region of Oreochromis niloticus isolate F11D_XX linkage group LG6, O_niloticus_UMD_NMBU, whole genome shotgun sequence:
- the helt gene encoding hairy and enhancer of split-related protein helt, with product MRESLGWILYKGQLSAQTSVFSFTFQTRTSLQLRAKFIFKTFIRDSLMASKMKDRKRTPISHKVIEKRRRDRINRCLNELGKTVPMALAKQNSGKLEKAEILEMTVQYLRALHSADFPRGREKGELLAEFANYFHYGYHECMKNLVHYLTTEDRAETKDIKYARILAFLQSKSRVVTEPVFGSVGAMPEPSEYLSQLHSSPEHQNHSPSDSVYQQSPPGHFSWHSSARSPGISYPTVPLSAHTQQHGGYLSPVQGLDHHYFNFIGHTHANTFSLHNAQHAM from the exons ATGCGAGAGTCCCTTGGATGGATCCTTTATAAAGGACAGCTTTCTGCTCAAACCTCAGTCTTCTCCTTCACTTTCCAGACCAGGACATCTCTACAGCTTCGAGCTAAATTCATTTTTAAGACGTTTATCAGGGATTCGTTGATGGCATCTAAAATGAAAGACAGGAAG AGAACTCCAATCTCCCACAAAGTCATCGAGAAAAGAAGACGGGACCGCATTAATCGTTGCCTGAACGAACTGGGAAAAACAGTTCCAATGGCGTTGGCTAAACAG AACTCTGGAAAACTGGAGAAAGCTGAAATCCTGGAGATGACGGTTCAGTACCTGCGAGCGCTCCACTCAGCGGACTTTCCCCGCGGGAGAGAGAAAG GCGAACTACTTGCTGAATTTGCAAACTACTTCCACTACGGATACCACGAGTGTATGAAGAACTTGGTGCACTACCTGACCACAGAGGATAGAGCTGAAACCAAAGACATCAAGTACGCAAGGATCCTCGCCTTTTTACAGTCAAAGTCCCGTGTGGTCACCGAGCCTGTGTTCGGTTCTGTCGGCGCGATGCCAGAACCGTCTGAATATCTTAGCCAGCTGCACTCCTCCCCGGAGCACCAAAACCACAGCCCCAGTGACTCCGTGTACCAACAGAGTCCACCGGGACACTTCTCGTGGCACAGCTCTGCCCGCAGTCCAGGCATCTCATACCCAACAGTGCCACTCTCTGCCCACACACAGCAGCACGGTGGATACTTGTCGCCGGTGCAGGGACTCGATCACCACTATTTCAACTTCATCGGGCACACGCACGCAAATACGTTTAGTTTGCACAATGCGCAACACGCCATGTAA